Below is a genomic region from Streptomyces sp. NBC_00461.
CCTCCGAGGAGTTGCCGCGCGGGATGTGCCGGATGCCGTACGACTTCCCCGGTGATCCCGAACTGGCCGGGAACATCGAGAAGTTCGCCGACAAGCACGGCACCTGGATCACCGCGATCGACGACGAGTACCTGCCGATCTACTACGCCACCATCAACCTCTGGAAGTTCCTCGGCGAGGGTCTGCCCGACAAGCGGTGGGTGACCATCGGCGTCTGCCAGACCGGCGACATGGAGGACCACCTGCGCCTCGGCCGCGCCCTGGCCGACGGCATCGCCGCCACCCCGGGGCGACGCGTGCTGCTGATCGCCTCCGGTGCCCTCTCGCACACGTTCTGGCCGTTGCGGGAGCTGCGCGACCACGAAGCCAGCGACCCGGTGCACATCTTCACGCCCGCGGCCCGCGCGGCGGACTTCGAGCGGATCGCCTGGTTCAAGGAGGGCCGGCACGGCAAGGTCCTCGACACCATGGACGAGTTCTGGAAGTACAAGCCGGAGGCGAAGTTCTTCCACTACCTGATGATGGCCGGCGCCCTCGGCGAGCGCGCCTGCGTCGCCAAGGCCCGTCAGTACGGCGAGTACGAGAACTCGATCGGCACCGGCCAGGTGCACCTCTGGTTCGACCGCCCGGCCGACGGCTGGACCGGCACCGGCCTGCCCACCCCTCGCACCCCCCACAGCCGCATCTAGGAGTCCGTAACATGCCCGAGTACCGCCGCATCCTCCTCGACGGCGCCGCCGTCCAGGTCACCGTCGACGGTGACGAACTCGTCGCCGGGGACGGCCGCCGCGTCAAGACCGAGGACGCACAGCACCTGCCCCCGGTCGTCCCCTCCAAGGTCATCGCCGTCCACCTCAACCACCGCAGCCGGGTCGACGAGTTCCAGATCGACCTTCCCGACACCCCCACCTACTTCCACAAGCCGACCTCGGCCCTCAACTCCCACAAGGGCGCCATCGTCCGCCCCGAGGGCTGCAAATGGCTCAACTACGAGGGCGAGGTCGCCATCGTCATCGGGAAGACCGCGCGCAACATCTCCCCGGCCGAAGCGGGCGAGTACATCGCCGGCTACACGATCGCCAACGACTACGGACTGCACGACTTCCGCGACACCGACGCCGGCTCCATGCTCCGCGTCAAGGGCTCCGACACCCTCTGCCCCCTCGGCCCCGGCCTGGTCACCGATTGGGACTTCCACGGCAAGGCCCTGCGCACGTACGTCAACGGGGAGGTCGTCCAGGACGGTACGACGGACGAGATGAAGTGGGACATGCACTACCTCGTCGCCGACATCGCCCGCACCATCACCCTCTACCCGGGAGACGTACTGCTGTCCGGCACCCCGGCCAATTCCCGCCCCGTCCAGCCCGGAGACGTCGTCGAGGTCGAGGTGGAGGGCCTCGGCAGACTCACCAACCACATCGTCACCGGCCCCACCCCGGTACGCACCGACGTCGGCGCCCAGCCCACCGAGTCCGAGGAAGTCCTGTCCACCGCGCTCGGCGGCGACTGGGAGTTCCGCGGCATCCGCCCGCCGAAGCGTTGACGCTCCTGCGACGGTCTGCCGGTCCCGGCGTACGGGTAGGGTCGCGCTCATGAGCGATTCCTCCGAGAAGCCCCCGGCCAGGCCCCGCAAGCGGGTGGACTACGGGACCGGCCGTGAGGCCCTGCTCAATGCGGCCGTGCGCGTGGTGGCCCGGGGCGGGCTGCGCAAGCTCACCTATCGCGCTGTCGCGGAGGAGGCGGGTGTCACGCACGGGCTCGTGGTACACCACTTCGGCTCGCGGGACGCGCTGATCGAGGCAGCCCTCGAACACGCGGTGCGCACCAGCGCGAGTACGAGCTCCCTGGAACCCGGCACGGGCGACATCGCGGACTTCGCGGCGGGACTGGCGGACATGGTCACCCGCGAGCCTGCCATGCAGACGTTCCAGTACGAGCTCATGCTCGAATCCCGACGCAGGCCCGAGCTGCTGCCGCAGATCCGCGCGCTGTACGACGAGTATTTCCAGGCCACGGAGAGGGAGCTGTCCCGCAGCCTGCCCGACGGCACCAGCCCAGCCCTGACCCGGCTTGTCTTCGCCGCCCTGGAGGGTCTCGTGCTGCACCAGCTGGTCCTCGACGAGCCGGACGTCACCGAGGCCGCGCTGAAAAGACTGCGGTCATTGCTGACCCGGCAGCCGGGAGACGCAGAGTAGTCGCCCCCTGCCAATCCCTGCATAACAGCAGGTCAGGACGAGCTCCCGTCGCCAGGCGACGGGAGCTCGTCCGTTTCCGGCGGCGTAAAGAGTTGATTACGTGCCCGCGAAGTATTGACGAAATTATCCGACTGGATAATTCTCGCGGTACGGGGCCTTTGGTCCGCCCCTCCTTCTTCCACTCCCCAGCTCCCCCTCCGCCTCGCGCCCGATACGAGGAGTGCCACTACATGACCGTCACCACCGCCGGACCCGCGTCCGCCACCGAGGACCTGCTGCCCTTCCGTGACCCCGGCTTCCGTGCGGACCCGTACCCGTACTACGCGCGGCTGCGGCAGGAGCACCCTGTCTACCGGCATCCGGTCGGCCTGTACGTCGTCTCCCACTACGAGGACGTCGCCCGGCTGATCCGCAACCCCAGCCTGAGCGTGCAGCAGCTCGACTTCGGGCCGGCCGCCCCGATCCACCACACCATGCTCGGCAAGGACGCCCCCGACCACACGCGGCTGCGGCGGATCACCAACCGCTGGTTCACACCCAAGGCCGTCGAGGAGTGGTCCAAGGTGATGCGCGCCTCCGTGGAGGCCGTGCTCGACGAGGTCGAGAAGGGCGACGGCACCCTGGACGCGGCCGACGGCCTCTCGCTGAAGTGCACCTTCGAGACCACCTGCCACATCTTCGGCATCGAGCCGACCGAGATGGACACCATCCAGCGCAAGACCTACGAGATCGGCCTGAGCCTCGGCCCCGGCGGCAACGACGAGGAAGCCCGCGCCACCACGGAGGCGTTCGCCTGGTTCGCCGAGCACATCCGCCGGCTCGTGGCCGACAAACGCGCCCGCCCCGGCGAGGGACTGATCGACGCCTTCATCGCCGCGCAGGACGAGGGCAGGATGACCGAGGAAGAGGTCGTCTACACCATCTTCCTGTTCTTCGCCGTGGGCCACCTCGACGTCAAGCACCTGATCAACCACGGCATCTGGCTGATGACGCAGCGGCCCGAGCTGTTCGCCGCCTACCGGGACGAGCCGGAGGCGCGGCCCGGCATCATCAACGAGATCCTGCGGATCGACACACCCGAGTCGATGGTGGTGCGCCTGACCACGCAGGACACGGTCATCGGCGACACCACCGTACCGGCCGGAGAAGCGCTGGCCCTGCTCATCGCCTCCGCCAACCGCGACCCCGAGGTCTTCGCCGACCCCGACACCTTCGACCACACCCGCCCGGGTGCCGCCAGCCAGCACCTTGCCTTCGGCTCCGGCATGCACGGCTGCGCCGGCCAGGTCCTGGCCCGCGCCGAGGCCGACATCGTCTTCAGCTCGATCGTCAACCGGTTCAACGGGGTCGCGCTGGCGGGCGAGCCCGCCTATGCGCACACCGAGTTCCTGCGCACGATCACCCACCTCCCCGTCCGTTTTCTCTGATCCCCGACCCTCCGAGAGGCAGGAGCCGTCATGAAGGTCGAAGTCGACCTCAAGAAGTGCCAGGACCACGGCCAGTGCGTGTACGCCGCCCCCGACCTGTTCGCGCTGGACGACGAGGGACGCCTGTCCCTGCGGTCGCAGGCGACGGACGTCTACGTGGCCGACGTGGACGAGGCAAGCGCCGAGGAGCTGTACGAGGCCGCCGAGGTCTGTCCGCTGCAGGCCATCACGGTGCACGAGTAGACGGGAACGCGGCATGTCACCGATGGCGTCCGGGCCACCGGAGAACGACCCCGGCGACAGCGGTCTGACCGTCGGTCCGCCCAAGGAGTACGCGGCCGGCATCCCGGCCGTCGTCCAGTCGCTGCGGCACGGCGGCCGCCAGATGGGCGCCAAGCGGACCCTGCTGACCCTGCTGAGCGTCAACCAGAAGACCGGGTTCGACTGCCCCGGCTGCGCCTGGCCGGAGGGCGACCACCGGCACGCCGCCGAGTTCTGCGAGAACGGCGCCAAGGCGGTGGCCGAGGAGGCCACACTGCGCCGCGTCACCCCGGCCTTCTTCGCCGAGCACAGCGTGGCGGAGCTGCTGGAGCGCAGCGACTACTGGCTGGGCCAGCAGGGCAGGCTCACCCACCCGATGTACCTGGCGCCCGGGGCGCGGCACTACACGCCGGTGAGCTGGGAGCAGGCGTACGACATCGTGGCCGGGGAACTGGCCGCGCTGGACTCACCGGACGAGGCGTCCTTCTACACCTCGGGGCGCACCAGCAATGAGGCGGCGTTCGTCTACCAGCTGTTCGTCCGCGCGCTGGGCACCAACAACCTGCCCGACTGCTCGAACATGTGCCACGAGTCCTCCGGCGTGGCCCTGTCCGAGACCATCGGGATCGGCAAGGGCAGCGTCTCGCTCGACGACCTGCACCAGGCGGACCTGGTCCTCGTCGTGGGCCAGAACCCGGGGACGAACCATCCCCGCATGCTCTCCGCCCTGGAGCGGACGAAGCGGGGCGGGGGGCACGTCGTGGCGGTCAACCCGCTGCCCGAGGCCGGCCTGCTGCGCTTCAGGAATCCGCAGCGGCCCTCAGGGATGATCGGCCGGGGCACCGCGCTGGCGGACGAGTTCGCACAGATCCGCCTCGGCGGCGACCTCGCCCTGTTCCGGGCCCTGAACCGGCTTCTGCTGGAGGCCGAGGACCGGGCCCCGGGCACGGTGGTGGACCGTGCGTTCGTCGAGGAGCACACCGACGGGTTCGAGGAGTTCGCGGCCGACGTGCGCGCCACGCCCTGGGCGGAAGTCCTGGAGGCCACGGGCCTGGAGCGCGAGCAGATCGAGCGGATCCACCAGCGGGTGCTGAAGGCCCGGAAGATCGTGGTGTGCTGGGCGATGGGCCTGACCCAGCACAAGCACTCCGTACCGACCATCCGCGAGGTGGTCAACTTCCTCCTCCTGCGCGGCAACATCGGCCGCCCCGGTGCCGGGGTCTGCCCGGTGCGCGGCCACTCCAACGTCCAGGGCGACCGCACCATGGGGATCTACGAGAAGCCCGCGGACGACTTCCTGGACGCGCTGGAGAAGGAGTTCGGCCTGCCCATGCCGCGTCACCACGGGCTTGACGTGGTCGACACCATCCGCGCCATGCGGGACGGAAGGGTGAAGGTCTTCTTCGCCATGGGCGGCAACTTCGTCTCGGCCACCCCGGACACCGCCGTCACCGAGCAGGCCCTGCGCCGTACGGCCCTGACGGTGCAGGTCTCCACCAAGCTCAACCGCTCCCACCTGGTCACGGGCCGCCGGGCGCTGATCCTTCCCACGCTCGGCCGCACCGAGGCCGACCTGCGCGGCGGCGGACCGCAGGTCGTCACCGTCGAGGACTCGATGAGCTCGGTGCACGCCTCCCGGGGCACGCTGGCGCCCGCCTCGCCCGAGCTGCGCTCGGAGACGGCGATCGTCTGCGAACTGGCCGAGCGGGTGCTCGCCGCTCGCGGTGAGCCGCCAAGCGTCCCCTGGCGAGCCATGGCGGAGGACTACGACCTGATCCGTGACCGCATCGCCCGGGTCGTCCCCGGCTTCGAGGACTGCAACCCGCGCGTACGCCATCCGGGCGGGTTCGTCCTGCCGCACGGGCCACGGGACGACCGGCATTTCCCGACCGCGACCGGCAAGGCCCGCTTCACCGTCAATCCGATGACCGTGCTGTACGTGCCCGAGGGGCGGCTCCTCCTGCAGACGGTCCGCTCCCACGACCAGTACAACACCACGCTCTACGGCCTCGACGACCGCTACCGCGGTATCCATGGAGGGCGCCGGGTGGTCTTCGTCCACCCCGACGATCTGGCCGCTCTCCAGCTGGCCGATGCCGACCGGGTCGACCTGGTCGGCGAGTACCCCGACGGCGCCGAACGTGTGGCACCCGACTTCCGTGTCGTGTCCTACCCGACCGCCCGCGGCTGCTGCGCGGCCTACTTCCCCGAGACCAACGTCCTGGTACCCCTGGACAGCACCGCCGACCTCAGCAACACCCCGACGTCGAAGTCGGTCGTCGTGCGACTCGTACGCCGGGGCACGGCCGACCTGGCCGCCGCCTGAGTCACGGTCCTGCAAAGACGCCCGCGGTTGGCGAAGGATCTCGCGCAACCCCTTGTCAAACGGATAGTTCCGGCCCATCATGGGGCAACTCGTTTGGCCTAAAACAATCTCCCCATCCCTCCCCGTTCCTGGCAGGTGATACGAGTGGACAGTCAGACCGCGGTTCCTACGCAAACGGGTCATGATGCATCCATGGCAGGCAAGCTCAAGCCCGATTCTCTCGGTGTCCTGGGCATTCTCTTCTTCGTTCTCTCCGCCCAGGCGCCGTTGACGGGCATCGCGGGAGCTGTGCCCATCGCCGTCGCCATCGGCAACGGTGCGGGTGCTCCTGCCGCCTACCTTGCGGCCGGCGTCATCATCCTGCTGTTCTCCGTCGGATTCGTCGCCATGGGTCGCCATGTCGTGGACGCCGGAGCCTTCTACACCTACATCGGCAAGGGGCTCGGCCGTCCGGCCGGTTCCGGCAGTGCCGGGGTCGCCCTCTTCGCCTACTGTGCCGTCCAGGCCGCCATGTACGGGCTGTACGGCGTCACGGTAAGCGGTCTGGTCGAGCACTACTCGGGCGTACATGTCGCGTGGTGGGTCTGGACGCTGGTCACCATGGTGATCGTGCAGGCCCTCGGCGCCTCGGGCATCGAGATGGGCGCCAAGATCCTCGCCGTCTTCGTCCTGGCGGAGTTCAGCATCCTGATCGCCTTCGCCCTAGTGACGCTGTTCAAGGGCGGCGGACACGAGGGCCTGGGCTTCACGGACAGCTTCTCGCCGTCCGCCGCGCTTCAGGGCGCTCCCGGTGTGGCCCTGATGTTCGCCGTGGCGTCGATGTTCGGCTTCGAGGCCACCGCCATCTACGGCGAGGAGGCCCGCGAGCCCCGCAAGACCGTCCCCCGGGCCACCTACCTGTCGGTCGCGGTGATCACGGGATTCTTCGCCTTCACCTCGTGGATGCTGATCTCGGCGCACGGCGCGTCCCAGGCGACGGGCGACGCCGGCAAGGCCCTGCAGAGCGGCGACGCGACAAGCTTCGTCTTCGCCCCGATCGCCGCCCTGTTCGGCGGCTGGGCGAACGACGTGCTGCCGATCCTGCTGGCCACCTCCCTCTTCGCGGGCATCCTGGCCTTCCACAACTCCGCCAACCGCTACCTGTTCTCCCTCGGCCGGGAGGGCCTGCTTCCCCACGCGCTGACCGCCATCAACCGGCGCCACTCGCCCTGGGTCGCGGGCACGGCGCAATCCGTGCTCTCCGTACTGCTGGTGATGCCCTTCGCCATCCTCGGCAAGGACCCGGTACTGACCCTCTTCTCCTGGTTCAGCGGAGTCGCCGTCCTCGGCGTCATGCTGCTGTACTTCCTGACCTCGGCCTCGATCGTCGTCTTCTTCCGCCGCTCACGTGCCGACACCCGCCCCTGGAACACGCTGATCGCCCCCGTCCTGGGCGCCCTCGGCATCGCGGGTGCCATCTGGCTCATCATCGCCAACTTCACGACGCTGATCGGCGGTGACCAGACGACGGCCATATGGCTCCAGCTCACCGTCCCGGTGGTGCTGATCCTCGGCGTCGTCGCCGCCCGGCTGACGCGGTCCCGGACACAGACCGCCGACTGAACACCGCTTTGCCTCACCGATACGGCCGGAGCCTGCGCCCCGGCCGTATCCGGCCTTCTGCCGGAGCGCGTGAGTTGTTTTCGCCAAACGAAACGGATGAAACGGAGAGGGAGAGCGCGTGCTGAACGCCACCCACGAGGAACTGCTGCGCCGCGCCAAGGAACTCGACCTGCCCACGCAGCACCACATCGACGGCAGGAGCGAAGCCGGTGACGGTGGATCATTCGCCGTGATCTCCCCGCGCGACGGCCAGACCCTGGTGAAGGTCGCCGACGCAAGGGAGGCGGAGGTCGATCTCGCCGTCGCGGCGGCGCGCCGAGCCTTCGACACGGGGCCGTGGCCGCACCTGGCGCCCGCCGAGCGTGGCCGGGTCCTGCTGCGAATCGCCGAGCTGCTGGAGGAACGGCGCGAGGAACTGGCACTGACCGTGAGCCTGGAGATGGGCAAACCCATCACGGACGCGTACGCCATCGAGCTGCGCGCCGCGATCAACACCTTCCGCTGGTACGGGCAGCTCGCCGACAAGCTCACGGACGAGTCCCCGCACACCGCACCGGACTCGCTGGCCCTGATCACCCGGGAGCCGACCGGTGTCGTCGGCGCCGTCGTGCCGTGGAACTTCCCGCTCACGTTGGCGAGTTGGAAAGTCGCTCCCGCGCTCGCTGCCGGCTGCACGGTCGTCCTGAAGCCGTCGGAGTCCTCTCCGCTGTCCGCCCTCCTGCTCGGCCGCGCCGCCACCGACGCCGGACTGCCGCCGGGCGTCCTCAACGTCGTGACCGGTGACGGTCCGGTGGCCGGCCGGGCGCTCGGCCTCCACCCAGACGTCGATGTCCTGGCATTCACCGGATCCACCGCCGTCGGCCGGCACTTCCTGCGCTACGCCGCCGACTCCAACCTCAAGCGCGTCTGGCTGGAGCTCGGCGGCAAGTCACCGAACATCGTCCTGCCCGATGCCCCCGACCTGGAGAAGGCCGCGGCGACCGCGGCCTGGGGCATCTTCTTCAACCAGGGAGAGATGTGCACCGCACCCTCCCGGCTACTGGTCCACTCCTCCATCGCCGAACAGGTCACGGAGGCCGTCGTGGCGCGAGCGCGCGAACTGCGGGTGGGCGACCCGCTCGATCCGGCCACCGAGATGGGCGCACTGGTCGGCGAGGGCCACCTCGGCAGGGTCCTGGAGCATGTCGCCTCCGGCCTGGACGAAGGCGCCCGGCTACGCGCGGGCGGGGGCCGGGCCTTGGCCGAGACCGGCGGCAGCTATCTGCGGCCCACTGTGTTCGACCGGGTCGGCCCCGGCGTGCGGCTGGCCCGCGAGGAGATCTTCGGCCCGGTCCTGTCCGTCCTCGCCTTCGACGACCTCGACGAGGCGGTACGGCTGGCCAACGCCACCGAGTACGGCCTCGCCGCCGGCCTGTGGACCTCCGACCTGTCCACCGCCCACAAGGTCTCGCGCGCGCTGAAGGCCGGCACGGTCTGGGTCAACTGCTATGAGGAGGGTGACCTGACCGTCCCGTTCGGCGGTATGAAGCAGTCGGGCAACGGCCGCGACAAGTCCGCCCACGCCATCGAGAAGTACACCGAACTGAAGACCACCTGGATCAAGCTGTGACCCGTACGCACCCGCGACCTCTGATCGCGATTCCGGCCCGGTTCGCCGCCACCACGTCCGCGCTCCGCTACGTCGCCGAGGTCAACGCCCGTGCGTTGGTCGAGGCCGTGTGGCGGGCCGGGGGTGAGCCGGTGAGCATCCACCCCGCCGAACCGGCCGGAGCCGACGTGGCCGAGCGCCTCGCCCGCTTCGACGGCGTGCTGCTCCCGGGCGGCGGAGACCTGGCCCCGCACCGCTACGGCGTCACCGACACCCATGACAGCGTCTATGACGTCGACGACCTCCAGGATGTGTTCGACCTCGAAGTCGCCCGGCGGGCCCTGGACTCGGGCCTGCCCCTGCTGGCGATCTGCCGCGGGCTGCAGGTGGTGAATGTCGCCCTCGGCGGGAGCCTCGAACAGGACATGGGCGGCGCGGACCGCGAACACCGGCACATCGTGCACCCGGTCGCGATCCAGCGCGGCTCCCTGCTCGAACAGGCCACCGGCGTCGAGAAGACGGAGGTCTCCTGCTACCACCATCAGCGAGTCGACCGCATCGGCGTCGGGCTCACGGTCACCGCGCGGGCCGCCGACGGCACCGTGGAGGGGCTCGAACTGCCTGGGCACCCCGGGTGGTTCACGGCGGTGCAGTGGCACCCCGAGGACACCGCGGACCAGGACCCGGCCCAGCAGGCGCTGTTCGACGCGCTGGTGTACGCCGCCCACCACAGACACTGACAAGGACATGGCTCTCTTCGGCCACAAGCGACAGGCACCCCGCCTCGCCCCCGAACTCGACGACGTTCCGCTGGGCCGGGTGCTGAGAGGCATCGCCGCCGCCCGGGGACCGGGACCGCAGGACCTCGCCATCGCCCAGGTGGAGCGGCTCCTGCGGGACACCGGTGACGACTGGGACCGCCGCTCTCACCGGGTCGGCGTCCTCGCGCAGGCCGCGCCCGCGCTGGCCCGGACCTGGCGCGAACGCCGGCCCCGCGACCCGGACGCCCTGGTACTGGCCACCTGGTCCGAACTGGCGACCGATCCGCGGAGTGCCCTGGCGATCTGCCGTGCTGCCACCGAGGCCGCCCCGGAAGATCCGACCCCGTGGGTGGCCGCGCTGGCGGCGCTGCGACTTCTGGGCAGGCCGAGCTCTGAGCTTTCTCCCGTCTGGCAGGAGATACACGCGCGTGATCCTTGGCACCGGGAGGCGTACCTGCAGATCCTGGGATATCTGTCTCCGGAGGAGCAGGGCAGCCAGGCCGCGCTGCGGGACTTTCTCGACGATGCCATCGCGGTCATGCCCTGGGACGCGCCGACGGCATGCCTGCCCCTGACGGCGGCTGTACGGCAGTACCACCGCGAAAGGAGCAGCGGGGGTATCGAGGCGCTGGGGGTGAGCCGGTACTGGTCGCAGCCGCACACCGCACGACTGCTGGACCACGGCATGGCCCACTGGCCGCAACCTGGTCACCTGCGTCACGCGGCCGCCGTCGCGGACCTGGGAATCCTCGCCTATGCCCTGGTCCGCGCGGGCCGCAGCGGCGATGCCGACCCGGTCTTCTCCGCGGTCGGCGGGCTGGTGACGCCGTGGCCCTGGAACTACGAGGGGGACCCGGTGGAACAATTCGCCCGCTGAAGCCCCCTCGGGGGACTGGTTCACCGTGCCGGCAGGTCGCGCCGCGGGTGGTCATTCGTGTAAACAGGCGGACGGCAGGGTCAGTTGCCGGCGTCCTGCTCGGGACCGATCCGCTGGTAGCCGTGCACTCGGCTCGGTCGTCCCTGGGGGTTGGGGCCGTAGACGGCGAGCATCCGGGCGTAGTCCGGCGCCCAATACCTGCCGACCGTGCCGGCCGGAACCAGGACGAGGTCCCCGGTGTGCCCTTCGGTCGTCTTCCCGTCGCACCGCACGAACAAGTGGCCTTCGAGAACGTAGTTGAGCTCGTCGTGAGGATGCTCGTCGCTCCAGGACTCGCCCCGAAGCTCTCACTCCATCACCGCCAGTCGCTGGGGCCGGCCCGGTGGCGCAGGAGGAATGAAGGCATGACCGCGCGGGCCTTCGCCTCGGCGAGTCAACAGGGTCGCGGGAAACTTCCGTGGGGGCATGGTGCCGTCCTTTCCGTGGAGCGCGTGCTGCGGCTCGGGTACGCCGGGGCCGGTACCGCTTAAGCGGTACCGGCCCCGAGCCGTGTACGTCAGCCGCGCTCGGCCGCCTCGACGATGTTGGTCAGCAGCATGGCCCGGGTCATCGGCCCCACTCCGCCGACCGGCGGCGCGAAGGAGCCGGCGACCTGGTCGACGTCCGGGTGGACGTCTCCGAGGATGCCCTCGACGGTCCGGGTGATGCCCACGGACAGGACGGTGGCGCCCGGCTTGATCCAGTCGGGCTTGACCAGATGGGCCACGCCGGCCGCGGCCACGACCACGTCGGCGACGCGGGTGTGGGCAGCGATGTCCTGGGTGGCCTCGTGGCAGAGGGTCACCGTGGCGTGCTCGGTGCTGCGGGTCAGCATCAGGCCGAGCGGGCGGCCCACGGTGAGCCCGCAGCCGATGACACAGAACTGCTGTCCGGTGATGGGCACGTGGTTGCGCCGCAGCAGGTCGATGATGCCGCGTGGGGTGCAGGG
It encodes:
- a CDS encoding bifunctional methylenetetrahydrofolate dehydrogenase/methenyltetrahydrofolate cyclohydrolase yields the protein MTTATLLDGKAAAADTKRELAERVAMLKSRGITPGLGTILVGDDPASHSYVGGKHRDCAQVGIASLRVELPATATQADVEAAVLRLNADQACTGFIVQLPLPAHIDTHAVLELIDPAKDADGLHPANLGRLVLGMPGPLPCTPRGIIDLLRRNHVPITGQQFCVIGCGLTVGRPLGLMLTRSTEHATVTLCHEATQDIAAHTRVADVVVAAAGVAHLVKPDWIKPGATVLSVGITRTVEGILGDVHPDVDQVAGSFAPPVGGVGPMTRAMLLTNIVEAAERG